The following coding sequences are from one Streptomyces sp. NBC_01294 window:
- a CDS encoding xanthine dehydrogenase family protein molybdopterin-binding subunit, translated as MTAVTGDAPAVGGGVLGQPLDSREDPQLLRGEATYVADIDLPGTAHMAILGSPVAHAKILSIQTKAAEQLPGVLKVATAADFTDVMPLPCIWIPGGVESHFPPHPYGLPGARPVLTGDTVRHVGDPIAVVVAETPRQAAAALAAIAVEYEPLPVVTRADEALADGAPQLHEAVPGNLNAYWTCGDKDRTDAAIAGAEVTVELDLVNQRTINSPIEPRGAVGDYNAATGEYTLYATTQGPHNHRFLLSALVLGIPFNKLRVIAPTVGGSFGTKGYLYPDMALVLLLSKALGRPVKWVDTRTGLMNSTVQGRDHRQHVTLAGTRDGRITAVRCTSYANLGAYPSTIGPGVATALMGRSISGMYDIDAAFCEVYAAFTNTVSLGAQRGSGRAEAAFLMERLVDRYASEIGMDPAAVRRKNLVPKEKFPYDNGLGWTYDSGNYQLNFDKAIELSGYADMPARKAEARTRGKRLGVGLATYVAICGVGPSTRMSQEGMLGGTWESANIRVHPTGEVTVTVGSASTGQSHGTVFAQVAADELGIDPDTVQVLEGDTQKAPYGQGTYGSRSYSMAAPAVALTARKIKGKLVRAGAVFLGVPEDKVVYAGGKVYEEGNEENTKTFAELAMAMWYGWGLPPEIEPALDETTHFDPPDFNYPFGTHVAVVEIDELTGETEVVAYTAVDDAGNIGNPKIVHGQIEGSIVHGLGQALMEIAEYDENGLLVSADLGHYALPRAADVPFFTLDKTVTPSPHNPLGAKGAGEIATVPPAAAVVNAVVDALADLGVRHIDMPVTPEKVWRRLRGESQ; from the coding sequence ATGACCGCAGTGACGGGGGACGCCCCTGCCGTGGGAGGCGGAGTGCTCGGGCAGCCGCTGGACAGCCGCGAGGACCCGCAGCTGCTGCGCGGCGAGGCGACGTACGTGGCGGACATCGATCTGCCGGGCACCGCGCACATGGCCATCCTGGGCAGCCCGGTGGCCCACGCGAAGATCCTCTCCATCCAGACCAAGGCGGCCGAACAGCTGCCCGGCGTGCTGAAGGTGGCCACCGCCGCCGACTTCACCGACGTCATGCCGCTGCCCTGCATCTGGATCCCGGGCGGGGTCGAGAGCCACTTCCCGCCCCACCCCTACGGACTTCCCGGCGCCCGCCCGGTCCTGACCGGCGACACCGTGCGGCACGTCGGCGACCCCATCGCCGTGGTCGTCGCCGAGACCCCGCGCCAGGCCGCCGCGGCGCTGGCCGCCATCGCCGTCGAGTACGAGCCGCTGCCCGTGGTCACCCGGGCCGACGAGGCGCTCGCCGACGGCGCGCCCCAGCTCCACGAGGCCGTGCCGGGCAACCTGAACGCGTACTGGACCTGCGGCGACAAGGACCGCACCGACGCGGCCATCGCCGGGGCCGAGGTCACCGTCGAGCTCGACCTGGTCAACCAGCGCACCATCAACAGCCCCATCGAGCCGCGCGGCGCGGTCGGCGACTACAACGCCGCCACCGGCGAGTACACGCTCTACGCCACCACCCAGGGCCCGCACAACCACCGCTTCCTGCTCTCCGCGCTGGTCCTCGGCATCCCCTTCAACAAACTCCGGGTGATCGCCCCGACCGTCGGGGGCAGCTTCGGCACCAAGGGCTACCTGTACCCCGACATGGCGCTGGTCCTGCTGCTCTCCAAGGCGCTCGGCCGGCCCGTGAAGTGGGTGGACACCCGCACCGGCCTGATGAACTCCACCGTCCAGGGCCGTGACCACCGCCAGCACGTCACGCTGGCCGGCACCCGCGACGGCCGGATCACCGCCGTGCGCTGCACCAGCTACGCCAACCTCGGCGCGTACCCCTCGACGATCGGCCCCGGTGTCGCCACCGCCCTGATGGGCCGCTCCATCAGCGGGATGTACGACATCGACGCCGCGTTCTGCGAGGTCTACGCCGCCTTCACCAACACCGTCTCGCTCGGCGCCCAGCGCGGCAGCGGGCGCGCCGAGGCCGCCTTCCTCATGGAGCGCCTGGTCGACCGGTACGCCTCCGAGATCGGCATGGACCCGGCGGCGGTGCGGCGCAAGAACCTGGTGCCGAAGGAGAAGTTCCCGTACGACAACGGTCTCGGCTGGACCTACGACTCCGGGAACTACCAGCTGAACTTCGACAAGGCCATCGAGCTGTCCGGCTACGCCGACATGCCCGCCCGCAAGGCCGAGGCCCGCACCCGCGGCAAGCGCCTCGGCGTCGGCCTCGCCACGTACGTCGCGATCTGCGGGGTCGGCCCCTCCACCCGGATGTCCCAGGAGGGCATGCTCGGCGGCACCTGGGAGAGCGCGAACATCCGCGTCCACCCGACCGGCGAGGTGACCGTCACCGTCGGCTCCGCCTCCACCGGCCAGAGCCACGGCACCGTCTTCGCGCAGGTCGCCGCCGACGAGCTCGGCATCGACCCGGACACCGTCCAGGTCCTCGAAGGCGACACGCAGAAGGCCCCGTACGGGCAGGGCACCTACGGCTCCCGCTCCTACAGCATGGCCGCGCCCGCCGTCGCCCTCACCGCCCGGAAGATCAAGGGCAAGCTGGTCCGGGCCGGCGCCGTCTTCCTCGGCGTCCCCGAGGACAAGGTCGTCTACGCGGGCGGCAAGGTCTACGAAGAGGGCAACGAGGAGAACACCAAGACCTTCGCCGAGCTGGCGATGGCCATGTGGTACGGCTGGGGACTGCCCCCGGAGATCGAGCCGGCCCTCGACGAGACCACCCACTTCGACCCGCCGGACTTCAACTACCCCTTCGGGACGCACGTCGCGGTCGTCGAGATCGACGAACTGACCGGCGAGACCGAGGTGGTGGCCTACACCGCCGTCGACGACGCCGGGAACATCGGCAACCCGAAGATCGTCCACGGGCAGATCGAGGGCAGCATCGTCCACGGCCTCGGCCAGGCCCTCATGGAGATCGCCGAATACGACGAGAACGGGCTGCTCGTCAGCGCCGACCTGGGCCACTACGCCCTGCCGCGCGCCGCCGACGTGCCGTTCTTCACGCTCGACAAGACCGTCACGCCCAGCCCGCACAACCCGCTCGGCGCCAAGGGCGCGGGCGAGATCGCCACCGTCCCGCCCGCCGCGGCCGTCGTCAACGCCGTCGTCGACGCCCTCGCCGACCTGGGCGTCCGGCACATCGACATGCCGGTCACCCCCGAGAAGGTCTGGCGCCGCCTGAGAGGGGAATCCCAGTGA
- a CDS encoding TMEM175 family protein, which translates to MENETGRIEAFSDGVFAIIITILVLELKVPEETGSEFWHGVREQWPHYAAYIVSFLIIGVMWVNHHTIFSHLKRVDRPLLFLNLLVLMVVSVIPYTTNVLAEHLVEEGGSANAAAVLYSGVTVAYALAFLAFWWYVTRIGHLFHEEVDKAGARATRMRFGLGAIAYPLTVALAFYSATLTLVAHFLIAIYYAANQIPIPLVVEEERLDSASDLRK; encoded by the coding sequence ATGGAAAACGAGACCGGGCGGATCGAGGCATTCAGTGACGGTGTATTCGCCATCATCATCACGATCCTCGTTCTGGAATTGAAGGTTCCGGAAGAAACGGGGTCCGAGTTCTGGCACGGGGTCCGGGAACAGTGGCCCCATTACGCCGCCTACATCGTGAGTTTCCTCATCATCGGCGTGATGTGGGTGAACCACCACACCATCTTCAGTCACCTCAAGAGGGTCGACCGCCCCTTGTTGTTCCTGAATCTCCTGGTGCTGATGGTGGTGTCGGTGATCCCGTACACCACCAACGTCCTCGCCGAACACCTCGTGGAGGAGGGCGGCTCCGCCAACGCGGCGGCGGTCCTCTACAGCGGCGTCACCGTGGCCTACGCCTTGGCCTTCCTGGCCTTCTGGTGGTACGTCACCCGGATCGGCCACCTGTTCCACGAGGAGGTCGACAAGGCCGGCGCACGGGCCACCCGGATGCGCTTCGGCCTCGGTGCCATCGCCTACCCCCTCACGGTCGCCCTGGCCTTCTACTCCGCAACACTCACACTCGTGGCCCACTTCCTGATCGCGATCTACTATGCGGCGAACCAGATCCCCATCCCTCTCGTGGTAGAGGAAGAGCGGCTCGATTCTGCCAGCGACCTCAGGAAGTAG
- a CDS encoding nuclear transport factor 2 family protein: MAKYDISKLHPVFVRQMDALAALDIEAVMKNYTDDAVLLRFEGVSVGIEAVRETFTGYLTVKPTLVELQEYIETEDTIFYRAIMNLNGEPEHAFGTLVVRDGRIWRQTAGFGG; encoded by the coding sequence ATGGCCAAGTACGACATCTCCAAGCTGCACCCGGTGTTCGTCCGTCAGATGGACGCGCTCGCCGCCCTGGACATCGAGGCGGTGATGAAGAACTACACCGACGACGCGGTGCTGCTGCGCTTCGAGGGGGTCTCGGTGGGCATCGAAGCCGTTCGCGAGACGTTCACCGGCTATCTCACCGTGAAGCCCACCCTGGTGGAACTCCAGGAGTACATCGAGACCGAGGACACCATCTTCTACCGGGCGATCATGAACCTCAACGGTGAACCGGAGCACGCGTTCGGGACACTTGTCGTCCGCGATGGCCGGATCTGGCGGCAGACTGCGGGATTCGGCGGCTGA
- a CDS encoding NADPH-dependent F420 reductase, whose protein sequence is MRTGIIGTGRIGTVLARILVAAGHQVVLANARGPQTLGPLVAELGRAASAAHPAEAAGQAELLVLMVPFDSVRGLLPPHVVQDKVVVDATNAFGGPGTPADLGGRGSSDLVAEWYPDAQIVKSLNTMHFETLAVAGTAPGERLAHFTAGDDVKAKEIVAGIITDLGFAPVDTGPLHSGGILQQPGGPLFNRPLTEAQALAWISH, encoded by the coding sequence ATGCGGACAGGCATCATCGGCACCGGGCGGATCGGCACGGTCCTCGCGAGGATCCTCGTGGCGGCAGGCCACCAGGTCGTCCTGGCCAACGCCCGGGGCCCGCAGACCCTCGGCCCGCTCGTGGCCGAGCTGGGACGGGCGGCCTCGGCGGCGCACCCCGCCGAGGCCGCCGGCCAGGCCGAACTCCTGGTGCTGATGGTGCCCTTCGACAGCGTCCGGGGGCTGCTCCCGCCGCACGTCGTGCAGGACAAGGTGGTCGTCGACGCGACGAACGCGTTCGGCGGCCCCGGCACACCGGCCGACCTCGGCGGGCGCGGCTCCAGCGACCTGGTCGCCGAGTGGTACCCCGACGCCCAGATCGTGAAATCCCTGAACACCATGCATTTCGAAACCCTCGCCGTCGCGGGCACCGCACCCGGAGAACGCCTGGCCCATTTCACCGCGGGCGACGACGTGAAAGCGAAGGAAATCGTCGCGGGAATCATCACGGATCTGGGATTCGCGCCCGTCGACACCGGCCCGCTGCACTCCGGGGGAATTCTCCAGCAACCCGGCGGGCCCCTCTTCAACCGGCCGCTCACGGAAGCGCAGGCGCTGGCATGGATATCACACTGA
- a CDS encoding aldehyde dehydrogenase family protein, translating into MTKRELSGQPLANPGKLFIGGRWVPAQDGRTEPDISPVDGQEIVPVAQATAADADAAVAAARKAYEEGPWSRLSAQERALRLNRVGELIERDLEEIALLETVDMGKPFAFSSTVDAPMAAQLMHYYAGAVTRVDGSSRAPAGGQLAYTLREPLGVVCAITPFNFPLLLSMTKIAPALAAGNTVVHKPSPATPLTALKIAELFQEAEIPDGVLNVITGPGVELGETLTDHPDIDKIAFTGSTSVGQSIIRKAAGTLKKVTMELGGKSANIVFADADLDAAEELAFFGIYYNKGEICTAGSRLLLHRPIHDEMVERLVRRAAALKPGDPRDPATLFGPLAHRGQFDKVSSYIEVGEKEGALLRTGGTGWTPEGASSQGLYFLPTIFTGVDNGMRIAQEEIFGPVLSIIPFDTEEDAVRIANDSAYGLAAGVHTKDLRRAHRVASQIKAGTVWVNCYNQYDPAVPYGGYKASGYGRECGPESLESYTQTKSVWIGMD; encoded by the coding sequence ATGACCAAGCGTGAGCTGAGCGGCCAGCCCCTCGCCAATCCCGGGAAACTGTTCATCGGCGGCAGATGGGTTCCGGCCCAGGACGGCCGTACCGAGCCGGACATCAGCCCCGTGGACGGGCAGGAGATCGTGCCGGTGGCCCAGGCCACCGCCGCCGACGCGGACGCGGCCGTCGCCGCCGCCCGCAAGGCGTACGAGGAAGGCCCCTGGAGCAGACTGTCCGCCCAGGAGCGCGCGCTGCGGCTGAACCGGGTCGGTGAGCTCATCGAGCGCGACCTGGAGGAGATCGCCCTGCTGGAGACCGTGGACATGGGCAAGCCGTTCGCGTTCTCCAGCACGGTCGACGCCCCCATGGCCGCCCAGCTCATGCACTACTACGCCGGCGCCGTGACCCGGGTCGACGGCTCCTCGCGGGCCCCGGCCGGCGGCCAGCTCGCCTACACCCTGCGCGAACCGCTGGGCGTGGTCTGCGCCATCACCCCGTTCAACTTCCCGCTGCTGCTGTCGATGACGAAGATCGCACCGGCGCTCGCGGCGGGGAACACGGTGGTCCACAAGCCCTCCCCGGCCACCCCGCTCACCGCCCTGAAGATCGCCGAACTCTTCCAGGAGGCGGAGATCCCGGACGGCGTGCTGAACGTGATCACCGGTCCCGGCGTGGAACTGGGGGAGACCCTCACCGACCACCCCGACATCGACAAGATCGCCTTCACCGGGTCCACCTCCGTCGGCCAGTCCATCATCCGCAAGGCGGCCGGCACCCTGAAGAAGGTGACGATGGAACTCGGCGGCAAGTCCGCCAACATCGTCTTCGCCGACGCCGACCTCGACGCCGCCGAGGAACTCGCCTTCTTCGGCATCTACTACAACAAGGGCGAGATCTGCACCGCCGGCTCCCGGCTGCTGCTGCACCGGCCCATCCACGACGAAATGGTCGAACGCCTGGTCCGCCGGGCCGCCGCCCTCAAGCCCGGCGACCCGCGCGACCCGGCCACCCTCTTCGGGCCGCTCGCCCACCGCGGCCAGTTCGACAAGGTCAGCTCCTACATCGAGGTCGGCGAGAAGGAAGGCGCGCTGCTGCGCACCGGAGGCACCGGCTGGACCCCCGAAGGCGCCTCCAGCCAGGGCCTGTACTTCCTGCCGACCATCTTCACGGGCGTCGACAACGGCATGCGGATCGCCCAGGAGGAGATCTTCGGACCCGTCCTGTCGATCATCCCCTTCGACACCGAGGAGGACGCCGTGCGCATCGCCAACGACAGCGCGTACGGCCTCGCCGCCGGCGTCCACACCAAGGACCTGCGGCGCGCCCACCGCGTCGCCTCGCAGATCAAGGCCGGCACGGTCTGGGTCAATTGCTACAACCAGTACGACCCCGCCGTGCCCTACGGCGGCTACAAGGCCTCCGGCTACGGCCGCGAATGCGGCCCCGAGTCGCTGGAGAGCTACACCCAGACCAAGTCGGTCTGGATCGGCATGGACTGA
- a CDS encoding MFS transporter yields the protein MTVHPAARTARAAGASRGSGFWVVGAVLVLLMLSSSVPSALYVLYQQEWGLSSGTITVVFALYAVTVLAGLLLFGSLSDTLGRRPVLAAGLVLAIVSMALFAAAQGLGLLLAARAVQGLAVGLATGAMGAALLELSPASRPALGAQVNSAGPTVGIGLGGLGAGLLVQFAPAPTVLSYLLLVGAFAVTLVGVIRMRESAPGAGGRFRVVPHRIHVPAGARGRFAVLVLTIVAVWSVGGFYLSLGPHLALSLLQSTNYLVGGATVALLAGAATVAQLVLGRTEALRTAVLGLLGLLAGLGLVLLALGLGSAAVFLVATAVLGSGWGAAFLGSFRALSMLAEPAHRGELTAAVYVFAYLAMSAPAVLAGMLTNIHGLHRTSVGFMAAVAGVCALALLATLRLAARTRAEGSTA from the coding sequence GTGACCGTGCACCCAGCCGCCCGCACGGCCCGTGCGGCCGGCGCGTCCAGAGGCTCCGGCTTCTGGGTGGTGGGCGCGGTGCTCGTCCTGCTGATGCTCTCCTCCTCCGTGCCCTCCGCCCTCTACGTGCTCTACCAGCAGGAGTGGGGGCTGTCCTCCGGCACGATCACGGTGGTCTTCGCCCTGTACGCCGTCACCGTGCTCGCCGGGCTCCTGCTCTTCGGGTCCCTCTCCGACACCCTGGGCCGGCGCCCGGTCCTGGCCGCCGGACTGGTCCTGGCGATCGTCTCCATGGCCCTGTTCGCCGCGGCCCAGGGGCTCGGGCTGCTCCTGGCCGCCCGCGCCGTGCAGGGGCTCGCCGTGGGCCTCGCCACCGGGGCGATGGGCGCGGCCCTGCTCGAACTCAGCCCCGCGTCGCGGCCCGCGCTCGGCGCCCAGGTCAACAGCGCTGGCCCGACCGTGGGCATCGGCCTTGGCGGGCTCGGCGCCGGACTGCTCGTGCAGTTCGCGCCCGCGCCGACCGTCCTGAGCTACCTGCTGCTGGTCGGGGCCTTCGCCGTGACCCTGGTGGGGGTGATCCGGATGCGAGAGAGCGCTCCGGGCGCCGGGGGCCGCTTCCGGGTGGTCCCGCACCGGATCCACGTACCGGCCGGCGCCCGCGGCCGCTTCGCCGTCCTTGTCCTGACCATCGTCGCCGTCTGGTCGGTGGGCGGCTTCTACCTCTCGCTCGGCCCGCACCTGGCGCTCTCGCTGCTGCAGTCCACCAACTACCTCGTCGGCGGCGCCACGGTCGCCCTGCTCGCCGGCGCCGCCACCGTCGCCCAGCTGGTGCTCGGCCGCACCGAGGCGCTGCGCACCGCCGTCCTCGGACTGCTCGGGCTGCTCGCCGGACTCGGCCTGGTGCTGCTGGCGCTGGGCCTCGGCTCGGCCGCCGTGTTCCTGGTGGCCACGGCCGTGCTCGGCAGCGGCTGGGGCGCCGCCTTCCTCGGTTCCTTCCGCGCGCTGAGCATGCTCGCCGAACCGGCGCACCGCGGTGAACTGACCGCCGCCGTCTACGTCTTCGCGTACCTCGCCATGAGCGCGCCGGCGGTCCTCGCCGGGATGCTCACCAACATCCACGGACTGCACCGCACCTCGGTCGGCTTCATGGCCGCCGTCGCGGGGGTGTGCGCGCTGGCCCTGCTGGCCACGCTGCGGCTGGCCGCCCGTACCCGCGCCGAGGGGAGCACGGCGTGA
- a CDS encoding (2Fe-2S)-binding protein, with translation MDITLKVNGRPEQFSAQPNELLVERLRDGLGLTGTKVGCDTGQCGSCVVRLDGRSVKSCLVLTAAAAGSEVATIEGVTTPGGELSGLQEALRQEHGTQCGFCTPGMVMALGELVDSTAGGAAPTEPEIREWLTGNLCRCTGYHSVVRGVQRACAATRAEAPAGLPEAGTVAASTAAGQEV, from the coding sequence ATGGATATCACACTGAAGGTGAACGGAAGACCCGAGCAGTTCTCGGCACAGCCGAACGAACTGCTCGTGGAACGGCTCCGCGACGGCCTCGGACTGACCGGAACCAAGGTCGGCTGCGACACCGGCCAGTGCGGCTCCTGCGTCGTCCGGCTCGACGGCAGGTCCGTCAAGAGCTGCCTGGTCCTCACCGCCGCGGCCGCCGGCTCCGAGGTGGCCACCATCGAGGGCGTCACCACCCCCGGCGGTGAACTGTCCGGCCTCCAGGAGGCACTGCGCCAGGAGCACGGCACCCAGTGCGGCTTCTGCACCCCCGGCATGGTCATGGCCCTCGGCGAGCTCGTCGACTCCACCGCCGGCGGCGCGGCCCCCACCGAGCCCGAGATCCGCGAGTGGCTCACCGGGAACCTGTGCCGCTGCACCGGCTACCACAGCGTCGTACGGGGCGTGCAGCGCGCCTGCGCGGCCACCCGCGCCGAGGCGCCCGCCGGTCTCCCCGAGGCCGGCACCGTCGCCGCATCCACCGCTGCCGGACAGGAGGTGTGA
- a CDS encoding ATP-binding protein, whose amino-acid sequence MSATELRSALHGLEIFAGITDEQLDWLVSVSQPRVLADGEVLFRDGEEATGFHVLLSGGLVVTKVVDGREEVLTRHSTEEESAAAEDHDGKPSAAHRFTGELPLLTDGAYVATAAASGPSTTVVAYPKAVFFEMLTRCHGVAAVLIPVLAWRIKSSEVQARKRATVEALGTLAAGLAHELNNPAAAVARAAQELAPALDRLTRTAQAWGAAATGAERSVFDRLADELDKLPPPLTTDPFAQADAEEEIADWAEEAGTERPGLLGSGVSDLGLELGWLLERLEGVGEPALACALDHLAALLEIRSLAAELRAAGPRISQLVAATRDYANLDRAPEQRFRVTEGLENTLVVLRAKLAGISIVREYEPDLPELTGYPSELNQVWTNLVDNAAEAMEGSGVLTLRARAEGVCLHVEIADTGRGIPEESLPRIFEPFYTTKDVGKGTGLGLHLSYRIVTQRHHGSITAHSRPGETRMVVRLPFAGSARSCASPATTPDTAPAEGTFPS is encoded by the coding sequence GTGAGCGCCACGGAGCTGAGGTCCGCCCTGCACGGGCTGGAGATCTTCGCCGGGATCACCGACGAGCAGCTGGACTGGCTGGTCTCGGTCTCGCAGCCGCGGGTCCTCGCCGACGGCGAGGTGCTCTTCCGGGACGGCGAGGAGGCCACCGGCTTCCACGTCCTGCTCTCGGGCGGTCTGGTCGTCACCAAGGTCGTCGACGGCCGGGAGGAGGTGCTCACCCGGCACTCCACCGAGGAGGAGAGCGCCGCCGCAGAGGACCACGACGGCAAGCCGTCGGCCGCGCACCGGTTCACCGGCGAGCTGCCGCTGCTGACCGACGGCGCGTACGTGGCCACCGCGGCCGCGAGCGGCCCGTCGACCACCGTCGTGGCGTACCCCAAGGCGGTCTTCTTCGAGATGCTGACCCGGTGCCACGGGGTGGCCGCCGTACTCATCCCCGTGCTGGCCTGGCGGATCAAGTCCTCCGAGGTGCAGGCCCGTAAACGGGCCACCGTGGAGGCGCTCGGCACGCTCGCCGCCGGGCTCGCGCACGAGCTGAACAACCCCGCGGCGGCCGTGGCCCGGGCGGCGCAGGAACTGGCCCCCGCCCTGGACCGGCTCACCCGCACCGCCCAGGCCTGGGGTGCGGCCGCCACCGGCGCGGAGCGCTCCGTCTTCGACCGGCTCGCCGACGAGCTGGACAAGCTGCCGCCGCCGCTGACCACCGACCCGTTCGCCCAGGCCGACGCCGAGGAGGAGATCGCCGACTGGGCCGAGGAGGCGGGCACCGAACGGCCCGGCCTGCTCGGCTCGGGGGTCTCGGACCTCGGCCTGGAGCTGGGCTGGCTGCTGGAGCGGCTGGAGGGAGTCGGCGAGCCGGCCCTCGCCTGCGCCCTGGACCACCTGGCGGCGCTGCTGGAGATCCGCTCGCTCGCCGCGGAGCTGCGGGCCGCGGGCCCCAGGATCTCCCAACTGGTCGCAGCGACCCGGGATTACGCCAATCTCGACCGGGCGCCCGAACAGCGCTTCCGGGTGACCGAGGGGCTGGAGAACACGCTGGTCGTGCTGCGTGCCAAGCTCGCCGGCATCAGCATCGTGCGTGAGTACGAGCCCGACCTGCCCGAACTGACGGGCTATCCGAGCGAGTTGAACCAGGTGTGGACCAACCTGGTCGACAACGCCGCCGAGGCCATGGAGGGCTCCGGCGTACTGACCCTGCGCGCCCGCGCCGAGGGCGTCTGCTTGCACGTCGAGATCGCCGACACCGGCCGCGGCATCCCGGAGGAATCCCTGCCGCGGATCTTCGAACCCTTCTACACCACCAAGGACGTGGGCAAGGGCACGGGACTGGGGCTGCACCTCAGCTACCGCATCGTGACCCAGCGCCACCACGGGTCGATCACCGCCCACTCGCGGCCCGGTGAGACCCGGATGGTGGTCCGGCTGCCCTTCGCCGGCAGCGCCCGGTCCTGCGCCTCACCTGCCACGACACCCGATACGGCACCCGCCGAGGGCACCTTCCCGAGTTGA
- a CDS encoding FAD binding domain-containing protein — protein sequence MILTEFDYVRPTGLDEALTLLSGTRGARVLAGGQSLLPDLRTGAEHARLLVDIRQLADLRGIGRTADGIRIGALTTLAELATDPLVLAEAPELAAAARSNGDPQVRNLGTVGGNLAAAGRATDLPVAALAADAVVELAGPGGRSTLTAEEFAAGSAPAGTVLTALLVPAAGQAAAFEKTADRATRYPVCATAVRITPNGPRIAVTGATSRALRLRGVEDRLRGGPYSTDAVLAAFRAEPRELFVPGRGTSAEYLGHLAGVLTARALQRAGRALA from the coding sequence GTGATCCTCACCGAGTTCGACTACGTCCGGCCCACCGGCCTCGACGAGGCGCTGACCCTGCTGTCCGGGACGCGCGGCGCCCGGGTCCTGGCCGGCGGGCAGAGCCTGCTCCCCGACCTGCGCACGGGAGCCGAGCACGCCCGGCTGCTCGTCGACATCCGGCAGCTGGCGGACCTGCGGGGCATCGGGCGCACGGCCGACGGGATCCGCATCGGGGCGCTGACCACGCTCGCCGAACTCGCCACGGACCCGCTGGTGCTCGCCGAGGCACCGGAACTGGCCGCCGCGGCCCGCTCCAACGGCGACCCCCAGGTCCGCAACCTCGGCACCGTCGGCGGCAACCTCGCCGCCGCCGGGCGGGCCACCGACCTGCCCGTCGCCGCGCTCGCCGCCGACGCCGTCGTCGAACTGGCCGGTCCCGGCGGGCGGTCGACCCTGACTGCCGAGGAGTTCGCGGCCGGCAGCGCACCCGCCGGCACCGTCCTCACCGCCCTGCTGGTGCCCGCCGCCGGGCAGGCCGCCGCCTTCGAGAAGACCGCCGACCGGGCCACCCGCTACCCGGTGTGCGCCACCGCCGTACGGATCACCCCGAACGGCCCGCGCATCGCCGTCACCGGAGCCACCTCCCGCGCGCTGCGGCTGCGCGGGGTCGAGGACCGGCTGCGCGGGGGTCCGTACAGCACGGACGCCGTGCTCGCCGCCTTCCGCGCCGAACCCCGGGAGCTCTTCGTCCCCGGGCGCGGCACCTCGGCCGAGTACCTCGGCCACCTCGCGGGGGTCCTCACGGCCCGAGCCTTGCAGAGGGCCGGTCGGGCACTCGCCTGA